A stretch of Gemmatimonadaceae bacterium DNA encodes these proteins:
- the der gene encoding ribosome biogenesis GTPase Der: MTIPVVALVGRPNVGKSALFNRLVGGDAAIVSDEAGTTRDRHFARAEWNGRAFWLVDTGGLTEDPSVPIDVEIRRQVLQAVDEADLLLLVVDAQAGVHPQDARVVELLRGTGKPWLLVANKVDDPASADFYEFYHLGAGDPAPVSARNGKGSGDLLDAIVSRFPERSPEEPDALHVAVIGRPNVGKSSLVNRLLGEDRLVVAAEAGTTRDAIDTPMQYHGRTLVFIDTAGLRRQSRIADGVEFYSALRTRRAIERADICLLVIDAAVDQGIENQDLKIASLAWERGTGLILVANKWDLVEKDDKSAARFMKASQEKAPYLRFVPFLFTSALTGQRVTRVLDQLMQVDTERRKRISTSQVNACLEELVARLQPPQAAGREVKLMYATQVQVAPPTIAVFGNHPELVEEHYVRYLHNGFRDAWGFTGSPLRVVMRRRAA; encoded by the coding sequence GTGACCATTCCCGTCGTCGCCCTGGTCGGCCGGCCCAACGTCGGCAAGTCCGCGTTGTTCAACCGGCTCGTCGGCGGCGACGCGGCGATCGTGAGCGACGAAGCGGGCACGACGCGGGACCGGCACTTTGCGCGCGCCGAATGGAACGGCCGCGCGTTCTGGCTCGTCGACACCGGCGGCCTAACGGAGGATCCGTCGGTGCCGATCGACGTCGAGATCCGCCGCCAGGTGCTGCAGGCGGTCGACGAGGCCGACCTGCTGCTGCTCGTCGTGGACGCGCAGGCCGGCGTGCACCCGCAGGACGCGCGCGTGGTGGAGCTGCTGCGCGGCACGGGCAAGCCGTGGCTGCTGGTCGCCAACAAGGTGGATGACCCAGCCTCGGCCGACTTCTACGAATTCTATCATCTCGGCGCCGGCGACCCGGCGCCGGTGTCGGCGCGCAACGGCAAAGGATCGGGCGATCTGCTCGACGCGATCGTGTCCCGGTTCCCCGAGCGGAGCCCGGAGGAGCCCGATGCGCTGCACGTCGCCGTCATCGGCCGGCCGAACGTGGGCAAATCGTCGCTCGTGAACCGGTTGTTAGGCGAAGACCGGCTCGTCGTGGCCGCCGAGGCGGGCACGACGCGCGATGCGATCGACACGCCCATGCAGTATCACGGCCGTACGCTGGTGTTCATCGACACCGCGGGGCTGCGCCGTCAATCGCGCATTGCGGATGGCGTCGAATTCTACTCGGCCTTGAGGACGCGCCGCGCCATCGAGCGGGCCGACATCTGCCTGCTCGTGATCGACGCGGCCGTGGACCAGGGCATCGAGAACCAGGATCTCAAGATCGCATCGCTGGCCTGGGAACGGGGCACCGGCCTCATCCTCGTCGCCAACAAATGGGATCTGGTCGAGAAGGACGATAAGAGCGCCGCGCGGTTCATGAAGGCGTCGCAGGAGAAGGCGCCGTATCTGCGATTCGTGCCGTTCCTGTTCACGTCGGCGCTCACGGGACAGCGCGTGACGCGTGTGCTCGATCAACTGATGCAGGTGGACACGGAGCGGCGGAAGCGCATTTCCACGTCGCAGGTGAACGCGTGTCTCGAGGAGCTGGTCGCGCGACTGCAGCCCCCGCAGGCGGCGGGACGCGAAGTGAAGCTGATGTACGCGACGCAGGTGCAGGTGGCGCCGCCGACGATCGCGGTGTTCGGCAACCATCCGGAGCTGGTGGAAGAGCATTACGTGCGCTACCTGCACAATGGCTTTCGCGACGCGTGGGGGTTCACGGGAAGCCCGCTCCGCGTCGTCATGCGGAGACGCGCCGCCTGA
- the plsY gene encoding glycerol-3-phosphate 1-O-acyltransferase PlsY yields the protein MRASPFLWLIAAYLIGGIPWAYVAGRLVGGLDLRQHGSGNLGATNVYRVLGAPAAVVVVLLDVAKGFGPAFLFPQWTIAASSPYWALAYGLAAIAGHVRSPYLLWKAGGKGVATGCGVFLAVAPLATLIAIVVWAAVLRVWRYVSVASLAAAAALVIALGVLDGPRAPVFALGVVVAGFVVWTHRANLGRLRRGEEHRVGRRPAAGD from the coding sequence ATGCGCGCCAGCCCGTTCCTCTGGCTCATCGCCGCGTATCTGATCGGCGGGATCCCGTGGGCATATGTAGCCGGACGTCTCGTGGGCGGCCTCGACCTCCGGCAGCACGGCTCAGGCAATCTCGGCGCGACCAACGTGTATCGTGTGTTAGGCGCTCCGGCGGCGGTGGTCGTGGTGCTGCTCGATGTGGCCAAGGGATTCGGCCCGGCGTTCCTCTTCCCGCAGTGGACCATCGCGGCGTCGTCGCCGTACTGGGCGCTGGCGTACGGGCTGGCGGCGATCGCGGGGCACGTGCGGAGTCCGTATCTGTTGTGGAAGGCCGGCGGCAAAGGCGTGGCGACCGGGTGCGGCGTGTTCCTCGCGGTCGCGCCGCTCGCGACGCTGATCGCGATCGTCGTCTGGGCGGCGGTGCTGCGGGTGTGGCGATACGTCTCGGTGGCGTCGCTGGCCGCCGCGGCGGCGCTGGTGATTGCGTTAGGCGTGCTCGACGGCCCGCGTGCGCCGGTGTTTGCGTTGGGCGTGGTGGTCGCGGGATTCGTCGTGTGGACGCACCGCGCGAACCTCGGCCGTCTGCGCCGGGGCGAGGAGCACCGCGTGGGACGCCGGCCGGCGGCGGGCGACTGA
- a CDS encoding NAD(P)H-dependent glycerol-3-phosphate dehydrogenase: MRCAVVGAGAWGTALADLLVRNEHEVALWALEPDVAEAVNTRHANPRFLPGASIAPAVRATCSLGEATAGAELIVYVTPSHVLRAVLRGSRDAVPGSATLVVASKGIERGTLVVMTDVVREELPGRPVVALSGPSFATEVIARQPTAVVAASTNEAAAQLAQRALSNETFRVYSHDDVIGVEIGGALKNVIAVATGIAEGLGLGFNPRAALITRGLAEITRLGVAMGASPRTFAGLAGLGDLVLTCTGSLSRNRALGLDMARGASLDDVLASRETVAEGVVTTESAHALAARAAIEMPIVAAVYRILFEHHHPRDAIAELMSRELRAEVDS; encoded by the coding sequence ATGCGCTGTGCCGTCGTCGGGGCGGGGGCGTGGGGCACCGCGCTGGCGGATCTGCTCGTGCGCAACGAGCACGAGGTTGCGCTGTGGGCGTTGGAGCCGGATGTGGCCGAGGCCGTGAACACCCGCCACGCCAATCCGCGGTTTCTGCCGGGCGCGTCCATCGCGCCGGCGGTCCGCGCGACCTGTTCGTTAGGCGAAGCGACGGCCGGCGCCGAGCTGATCGTCTATGTGACGCCGTCGCACGTGCTGCGCGCGGTGCTGCGCGGCAGCCGCGACGCGGTGCCGGGCAGCGCGACCCTCGTCGTGGCCAGCAAGGGCATCGAGCGCGGGACGCTCGTGGTGATGACCGACGTCGTCCGCGAGGAGCTGCCGGGGCGTCCGGTGGTCGCGTTGTCCGGCCCCAGTTTTGCCACCGAGGTCATCGCCCGGCAACCGACCGCGGTCGTGGCGGCATCGACGAACGAGGCCGCCGCGCAGCTCGCCCAACGCGCGCTCAGCAACGAGACGTTCCGCGTGTATTCGCACGATGACGTGATCGGCGTCGAAATCGGCGGCGCGCTCAAGAACGTCATCGCGGTGGCCACCGGGATCGCCGAAGGATTGGGATTGGGGTTCAACCCGCGCGCGGCGCTGATCACCCGCGGGCTCGCCGAGATCACTCGGTTAGGCGTGGCCATGGGCGCGTCGCCGCGCACGTTCGCCGGCCTCGCCGGACTGGGCGACCTCGTCCTCACGTGCACCGGCTCGCTGAGCCGCAACCGGGCCCTCGGCCTCGACATGGCCCGCGGCGCGTCGCTCGACGATGTCCTCGCCAGCCGCGAGACCGTCGCCGAAGGCGTCGTCACCACAGAGAGCGCGCACGCCCTCGCCGCGCGCGCCGCCATCGAGATGCCCATCGTGGCCGCGGTGTATCGCATTTTGTTCGAGCACCACCATCCCCGCGATGCGATTGCCGAACTGATGTCGCGCGAGCTCCGCGCGGAGGTCGACTCATGA